The window TTGACCATAACATCTTCTATCTCTCTAAAGGCTCCACTGCCACAAGTTAGGCAAGTGTTTCTAATATCCATGGTGACAACTGACAAGTCTGTAGTCAATGAATGAAAACTTTCGATTTCGCTCTCTGGAAACTATGTATATGGCTAAATCGAATAGAGCAGAAGGGATGAAACAGAACTCAAATACCAAACACACAGGAAGGAAGAACCCAAATACTTCCGAGTAGTCAATTAGAAACGAACAAGAGGTGCACTTATAGACTATTGTTTCCTAATTGTTATGGGACAAGGTTTATCCTAAATTCGAAGGAATGGTTTTTTTTTTCCAAATGCACGAGGGAAAGTGTCTCCAATAGAAATACTAAACAGACTAGGAAAAGTGGAAAACCCAATTTTTTTGTTGTTGTTGTTGTTGAATATATATATAGCACCCCATTCCTTTGCAGACGACTAGGATCGACTTCATTTAATTTAATCCATGACATCTTATAGATATGGAAAGAAATACGTCATTTAAACATTAGTCCGTCATTGCTTCATATTAACAATTTTCTCAATGTATATCTTCTTCTTAAACTTACATTCTATGAAAAACTAGAAAGTAACAATTTGAAAGCTTTGCACCCTCAAAGATCATAACAAGGACAAGCTTGCGGAACAATGTAGAGCAGTATTGTCATATGGACTTGGGTTGGAATGTTAATAGAAAAGCCTATAATAAATTGATATTCATTTTATTATTGGAAAATTAAAATAAATATATCCCTCATCGAAACGACGTCGCATGCCGTCTCTTCTCAGATTCTTCAATCGGACCCGTATATATATTTGGTTCTCTGCCTCTACTCCACTCTCTCTAGTTTTCGTTCTCAAACTCCAACTCTTCTCTCTCTTCCAATCTCATCAACCATGTCTGCCGAATCAGCCAACGCAATTCAGAGAAGCCAAGTAAGTATTTTATCCACTTCGAATTTTTACTTCTCTCTTTTGGGTTTTAGTCACTATGAGATAAATTTCGAAACTTTGTATGAATAACTTGAAATCTAGCATCTGGGTTTCAAAACCCAGTTTTTATATACCCGGATTTCTTGTTCTTACCCTTGAAATTTGATCAAGACATTGAAAGATGACACCTTTGTTGGGTTTTTTGTTATCAGGTTGATCTGATGGACTTAATAGATTGGTCTGGAGTTGAATGCCTCAACCAAAGCACCAGTCACTCTGTTGCTAACGCTCTCAAGCAGGTAATCTTTGTTTGATTTCTGGGTGTTGTGTATAAGAATCTATGGAATTGCTGTTGTGGATTTGATTGGCTTTTGTAGTTTTTGAAAAGTCAGCTATGTGTTGTTGTGGTATTGCTGATTGTTTAAATCTTGCTTGTATGGTGATAGAATTGAAGGAAAATTATTGATGTATGTGGGTTATTGTGTCGTGTTTTCCGTATATAGGTGTAATTAATTTGCTTTGTACGAGAAAGCGGAGTAGGAATGTTTGTTTTTTCGGGAGAGAATTTTCTATTTTATCTAGTCTCTTCATTAGATATGAAGCTTTATGGTTTGTGACTTTGTGTGATCATTGGCAGTTTGAAGTTTATTTGGTTCATGTGTAGTAAATGATATAATAATATTTTGGTTTGGAATATATGAGAAGAAGTGTGTATTTTATTGAGTCTCTGTTTGCTTGTTGAGAACCAAGTGAATTAAAAGGTGAGGTGTTTTGGACCTTCTGATGTGTGAAATTAAGAGATCATGCACTTGAGCCATATAGTTGTAGTTTGCATGGTAGTCCGAGAAAGTATCTTGTTTGACTAACGTATCAAATTAGTACTTAAGCCATAAAAGATAATGCAGTTAGCCAGTTAGATTTAACTACTTTCTTTGCATTAATAAATAGGGATACAGAGACGATGATGGTTTGAATCTAGAGAGTGATGCAGATGAGCAGCTTCTGATCTACATACCTTTTCTTCAAGTAATTAAGCTGCACTCAATTATCATCAAAGGACCTGAAGAGGATGGTAATAGTGAATTTTATTGATTATTGAAGATGCTCTTCTTGTTTTCCTTGCTTTCGTATAACTGTATATCATCTGTGTCTTTCCGTATCTTTGCTTTCTTCTGGCCTTTTTAAGCTATCTAAAAAGAGGGTTTCCTTATACATATCCCTTAAAGATTTCCACTACAATGTTTCAGGTCCCAAGACAGTGAAGCTTTTTTCAAACAAGGAGCACATGGGTTTCAGGTATTATTTCAGGGAAAGTTACAGTTACTGACATGATGAAGAACTATTTTAGCTGACTTATGAATGTATTTTTTCTTGATAATCCCAGCAATGTCAATGACTACCCAGCAAGTGACACTGTTGTTTTATCCCCTGATGATCTCAAGGTTCGAATTCTATACCTACTAGGCTACAACCTCCCTTCTCCGTTTTGTGGTTTTCCTGTTGAAGACAGTTTAGTATTACATAGTTGGTGCTTTCTTTGTTCTGATCCTTTATGTAATTTCTGTGTGATAGGGAAAACCGGTTGTTTTGAAGTATGTCAAATTTCAAAATGTTCGCAGGTATCTCAAACTTATTCCTATTTGATAGTGTTCTTTCTTTTTCTTTTTTCCATTTTTAGAAGAAAAAAAATTCAAGTAAAAATCTCACATTCTTGTATCAGCTTGACAATTTTCATCGAGGATAATCAATCTGATTCAGAAGTCACAAAAGTTCAAAAGATTGGCCTGGTTGGAACAACGTAAGTTTCTGACTATCCACGTGTTCCATTTGTTTCTCTACATTTCTGCTCATATAACTAAATTACTTTTGTTAAATTCTTTTGGGTAATTTGTTACTTTCTTTTATACCTATACTCCAACCAGTAGTGG of the Fragaria vesca subsp. vesca linkage group LG6, FraVesHawaii_1.0, whole genome shotgun sequence genome contains:
- the LOC101300634 gene encoding PITH domain-containing protein At3g04780-like codes for the protein MSAESANAIQRSQVDLMDLIDWSGVECLNQSTSHSVANALKQGYRDDDGLNLESDADEQLLIYIPFLQVIKLHSIIIKGPEEDGPKTVKLFSNKEHMGFSNVNDYPASDTVVLSPDDLKGKPVVLKYVKFQNVRSLTIFIEDNQSDSEVTKVQKIGLVGTTVETTNMKGLKKIEDGH